Proteins from one Anastrepha obliqua isolate idAnaObli1 chromosome 2, idAnaObli1_1.0, whole genome shotgun sequence genomic window:
- the LOC129236822 gene encoding serine/threonine-protein phosphatase 4 regulatory subunit 2 isoform X2 produces the protein MVNMENAEEVMQILERFTRLKQKEIPKELDDYLQYVAKTGDTVFKWASLKYLFREKLLNVIKHFHDTSPRVDEIPHYPNVDPFNYESMKSSLLERLELFNAAPFTIQRLCELLIDPRKQYSRIDKFMRALEKNILVSTIEPGRKRTESENGDSLDSVVNGDLSLDVNVDIDMENESMFNMEGQNGNGTGNGNGTAAVAEGEKSPESSESKSDKPVVTETVATKHATTDDDILPNPKKAKLDLDAKEEKVAEKTEEEQSSSKVAQDDDKSKIVDGKTKESDKVDGEPKAEVVKAAVEDAEMTEIESKEEELKEKNEEPKKEEQDEKKKAVHKTDEKEIKKSVEQEIEAKAEPETNNKEEVDGKAEVEATNSNEKTATEEVEADKVKEAAATPDSKSKAAEDEEKIIEKQEIEKGEKEVIVAAATPTSTESLEKSAEPEVEKVAVTPEVADEPVVSGSDKDSAKPTDKVEKEPAPVKADETDTEAKAEVSTSTPEEEEVAPQTTTAEAEAVAAEKKEPVDEPKPAAEAADATATTTKESEKTESTAEAAAEEVEKKVEEKAAAIATTTTNEAEAVITEKSTADATSKPAEEETVKAVASPAKNETPAADEGNAEPAKAATDTASESEVPTTTEAVQSSIADSATAAEDTNATAPATTPIPPTTADSAEAIAAVPVATPTPTPTPTPTPTPTLALNDQPMEDVPIEEAQPAVNEVVMAETNAATEMATDANEPPPPSKDEPAGMEVDDTSQEAMDQ, from the exons ATGGTGAATATGGAAAACGCCGAGGAAGTCATGCAAATTCTGGAGCGTTTTACGCGTCTCAAGCAAAAGGAGATACCTAAAGAGCTGGATGATTACTTGCAGTATGTGGCGAAAACAGGCGACACAGTCTTCAAATGGGCAAGTCTGAAGTATTTATTCCGCGAGAAACTGCTGAATGTAATCAAGCATTTCCACGATACGTCGCCTCGTGTAGATG AGATTCCTCATTATCCGAACGTTGATCCTTTTAATTATGAGAGCATGAAATCGTCGCTGCTGGAGCGTCTGGAATTATTCAATGCTGCTCCATTTACCATTCAACGTTTGTGCGAGCTTTTGATTGATCCGCGTAAACAATACAGTCGTATTGATAAATTTATGCGCGCTCTCGAAAAGAACATTTTAG TGAGCACCATCGAACCTGGCCGTAAACGCACTGAGAGTGAAAACGGTGATTCATTGGACTCGGTTGTTAACGGCGATTTATCCTTGGATGTCAATGTCGATATCGACATGGAGAATGAGTCGATGTTCAATATGGAGGGGCAAAACGGTAACGGTACTGGCAATGGCAATGGTACAGCAGCAGTAGCTGAGGGCGAGAAGTCACCAGAGTCTTCTGAGTCTAAGTCTGACAAGCCCGTTGTGACTGAGACGGTTGCCACCAAGCATGCCACAACCGATGATGACATTCTGCCGAATCCGAAGAAGGCTAAGCTGGATTTGGATgcgaaagaagaaaaagttgccGAAAAGACTGAAGAAGAACAAAGTAGCTCGAAAGTGGCACAAGATGACGACAAATCGAAGATTGTCGATGGTAAGACCAAGGAAAGTGATAAAGTTGATGGTGAGCCGAAAGCAGAGGTGGTTAAGGCAGCCGTAGAGGATGCTGAAATGACGGAAATAGAGAGCAAAGAAGAAGAGTTGAAGGAAAAGAACGAAGAACCTAAGAAGGAAGAACaggatgaaaagaaaaaagctGTGCATAAGACGGACGAGAAAGAAATCAAGAAGAGCGTGGAGCAGGAGATTGAAGCTAAAGCGGAGCCTGAAACCAACAATAAGGAAGAAGTTGATGGCAAAGCTGAAGTCGAAGCAACTAATTCAAATGAGAAAACCGCTACCGAAGAAGTTGAAGCTGATAAGGTGAAAGAAGCAGCAGCAACGCCTGATTCTAAGTCGAAGGCAGCTGAAGACGAAGAGAAGATTATTGAAAAGCAAGAGATTGAGAAGGGCGAAAAGGAAGTGATTGTGGCAGCTGCCACTCCCACAAGCACTGAGTCTCTTGAAAAATCAGCTGAGCCCGAAGTCGAGAAAGTAGCTGTAACGCCAGAAGTTGCTGACGAACCGGTTGTTAGTGGTAGTGACAAAGACAGTGCTAAACCCACAGATAAAGTTGAAAAGGAGCCGGCGCCTGTTAAGGCAGATGAGACTGATACTGAAGCTAAGGCAGAAGTTTCTACAAGCACACCCGAAGAGGAAGAAGTTGCGCCACAGACAACGACTGCCGAGGCCGAAGCAGTCGCTGCTGAAAAGAAAGAGCCAGTTGATGAGCCAAAGCCCGCAGCTGAAGCCGCAGACGCCACTGCCACGACAACAAAAGAATCCGAAAAGACTGAGAGCACTGCTGAAGCCGCTGCAGAAGAAGTGGAAAAGAAGGTAGAAGAGAAAGCAGCTGCGATTGCTACAACTACAACCAACGAGGCAGAAGCTGTGATCACTGAGAAGTCCACTGCTGATGCCACCAGTAAACCCGCTGAAGAAGAAACGGTGAAAGCTGTCGCTTCACCTGCTAAAAACGAAACTCCCGCGGCTGATGAAGGTAATGCCGAACCTGCTAAAGCCGCCACTGATACCGCTAGCGAAAGTGAAGTTCCAACCACCACCGAAGCTGTACAGAGCTCAATTGCTGATAGTGCAACCGCAGCTGAGGACACCAACGCTACCGCTCCAGCTACAACTCCAATTCCGCCAACAACCGCGGACTCAGCTGAAGCCATTGCTGCAGTTCCTGTTGCTACACCGACGCCAACGCCAACGCCAACACCCACCCCAACACCGACCCTAGCACTCAACGATCAGCCAATGGAGGATGTGCCGATCGAAGAGGCCCAACCTGCGGTCAATGAAGTTGTTATGGCCGAGACAAATGCTGCCACTGAAATGGCCACTGATGCCAATGAGCCACCACCACCGTCCAAGGACGAACCGGCCGGAATGGAGGTGGACGACACCAGTCAAGAGGCAATGGATCAGTAA
- the LOC129236822 gene encoding serine/threonine-protein phosphatase 4 regulatory subunit 2 isoform X1, whose amino-acid sequence MVNMENAEEVMQILERFTRLKQKEIPKELDDYLQYVAKTGDTVFKWASLKYLFREKLLNVIKHFHDTSPRVDEIPHYPNVDPFNYESMKSSLLERLELFNAAPFTIQRLCELLIDPRKQYSRIDKFMRALEKNILVVSTIEPGRKRTESENGDSLDSVVNGDLSLDVNVDIDMENESMFNMEGQNGNGTGNGNGTAAVAEGEKSPESSESKSDKPVVTETVATKHATTDDDILPNPKKAKLDLDAKEEKVAEKTEEEQSSSKVAQDDDKSKIVDGKTKESDKVDGEPKAEVVKAAVEDAEMTEIESKEEELKEKNEEPKKEEQDEKKKAVHKTDEKEIKKSVEQEIEAKAEPETNNKEEVDGKAEVEATNSNEKTATEEVEADKVKEAAATPDSKSKAAEDEEKIIEKQEIEKGEKEVIVAAATPTSTESLEKSAEPEVEKVAVTPEVADEPVVSGSDKDSAKPTDKVEKEPAPVKADETDTEAKAEVSTSTPEEEEVAPQTTTAEAEAVAAEKKEPVDEPKPAAEAADATATTTKESEKTESTAEAAAEEVEKKVEEKAAAIATTTTNEAEAVITEKSTADATSKPAEEETVKAVASPAKNETPAADEGNAEPAKAATDTASESEVPTTTEAVQSSIADSATAAEDTNATAPATTPIPPTTADSAEAIAAVPVATPTPTPTPTPTPTPTLALNDQPMEDVPIEEAQPAVNEVVMAETNAATEMATDANEPPPPSKDEPAGMEVDDTSQEAMDQ is encoded by the exons ATGGTGAATATGGAAAACGCCGAGGAAGTCATGCAAATTCTGGAGCGTTTTACGCGTCTCAAGCAAAAGGAGATACCTAAAGAGCTGGATGATTACTTGCAGTATGTGGCGAAAACAGGCGACACAGTCTTCAAATGGGCAAGTCTGAAGTATTTATTCCGCGAGAAACTGCTGAATGTAATCAAGCATTTCCACGATACGTCGCCTCGTGTAGATG AGATTCCTCATTATCCGAACGTTGATCCTTTTAATTATGAGAGCATGAAATCGTCGCTGCTGGAGCGTCTGGAATTATTCAATGCTGCTCCATTTACCATTCAACGTTTGTGCGAGCTTTTGATTGATCCGCGTAAACAATACAGTCGTATTGATAAATTTATGCGCGCTCTCGAAAAGAACATTTTAG TAGTGAGCACCATCGAACCTGGCCGTAAACGCACTGAGAGTGAAAACGGTGATTCATTGGACTCGGTTGTTAACGGCGATTTATCCTTGGATGTCAATGTCGATATCGACATGGAGAATGAGTCGATGTTCAATATGGAGGGGCAAAACGGTAACGGTACTGGCAATGGCAATGGTACAGCAGCAGTAGCTGAGGGCGAGAAGTCACCAGAGTCTTCTGAGTCTAAGTCTGACAAGCCCGTTGTGACTGAGACGGTTGCCACCAAGCATGCCACAACCGATGATGACATTCTGCCGAATCCGAAGAAGGCTAAGCTGGATTTGGATgcgaaagaagaaaaagttgccGAAAAGACTGAAGAAGAACAAAGTAGCTCGAAAGTGGCACAAGATGACGACAAATCGAAGATTGTCGATGGTAAGACCAAGGAAAGTGATAAAGTTGATGGTGAGCCGAAAGCAGAGGTGGTTAAGGCAGCCGTAGAGGATGCTGAAATGACGGAAATAGAGAGCAAAGAAGAAGAGTTGAAGGAAAAGAACGAAGAACCTAAGAAGGAAGAACaggatgaaaagaaaaaagctGTGCATAAGACGGACGAGAAAGAAATCAAGAAGAGCGTGGAGCAGGAGATTGAAGCTAAAGCGGAGCCTGAAACCAACAATAAGGAAGAAGTTGATGGCAAAGCTGAAGTCGAAGCAACTAATTCAAATGAGAAAACCGCTACCGAAGAAGTTGAAGCTGATAAGGTGAAAGAAGCAGCAGCAACGCCTGATTCTAAGTCGAAGGCAGCTGAAGACGAAGAGAAGATTATTGAAAAGCAAGAGATTGAGAAGGGCGAAAAGGAAGTGATTGTGGCAGCTGCCACTCCCACAAGCACTGAGTCTCTTGAAAAATCAGCTGAGCCCGAAGTCGAGAAAGTAGCTGTAACGCCAGAAGTTGCTGACGAACCGGTTGTTAGTGGTAGTGACAAAGACAGTGCTAAACCCACAGATAAAGTTGAAAAGGAGCCGGCGCCTGTTAAGGCAGATGAGACTGATACTGAAGCTAAGGCAGAAGTTTCTACAAGCACACCCGAAGAGGAAGAAGTTGCGCCACAGACAACGACTGCCGAGGCCGAAGCAGTCGCTGCTGAAAAGAAAGAGCCAGTTGATGAGCCAAAGCCCGCAGCTGAAGCCGCAGACGCCACTGCCACGACAACAAAAGAATCCGAAAAGACTGAGAGCACTGCTGAAGCCGCTGCAGAAGAAGTGGAAAAGAAGGTAGAAGAGAAAGCAGCTGCGATTGCTACAACTACAACCAACGAGGCAGAAGCTGTGATCACTGAGAAGTCCACTGCTGATGCCACCAGTAAACCCGCTGAAGAAGAAACGGTGAAAGCTGTCGCTTCACCTGCTAAAAACGAAACTCCCGCGGCTGATGAAGGTAATGCCGAACCTGCTAAAGCCGCCACTGATACCGCTAGCGAAAGTGAAGTTCCAACCACCACCGAAGCTGTACAGAGCTCAATTGCTGATAGTGCAACCGCAGCTGAGGACACCAACGCTACCGCTCCAGCTACAACTCCAATTCCGCCAACAACCGCGGACTCAGCTGAAGCCATTGCTGCAGTTCCTGTTGCTACACCGACGCCAACGCCAACGCCAACACCCACCCCAACACCGACCCTAGCACTCAACGATCAGCCAATGGAGGATGTGCCGATCGAAGAGGCCCAACCTGCGGTCAATGAAGTTGTTATGGCCGAGACAAATGCTGCCACTGAAATGGCCACTGATGCCAATGAGCCACCACCACCGTCCAAGGACGAACCGGCCGGAATGGAGGTGGACGACACCAGTCAAGAGGCAATGGATCAGTAA